The Nitrospiraceae bacterium genome window below encodes:
- a CDS encoding XRE family transcriptional regulator, whose product MKEDIIRGSGNVYQDLKIPDADVRQFKTILAAEIIKTLDKQDLTVRKAQGLTGVPAADFSRIRTADLERFTSDRLMMILNKLGSRVEVCVKVKEGETREGAVP is encoded by the coding sequence ATGAAAGAAGATATTATCCGTGGGAGCGGAAACGTCTATCAGGATTTGAAAATTCCTGATGCAGATGTTCGGCAGTTTAAGACTATTCTGGCCGCTGAAATCATTAAGACACTTGATAAGCAAGATCTCACTGTCCGGAAGGCGCAAGGCCTTACAGGGGTTCCAGCTGCTGACTTTTCCCGAATACGAACTGCTGACCTCGAACGGTTCACCTCTGACAGATTGATGATGATCCTCAATAAGCTTGGCTCACGCGTCGAAGTCTGCGTGAAAGTAAAAGAGGGGGAAACGAGAGAAGGCGCAGTGCCATGA
- a CDS encoding site-specific DNA-methyltransferase yields MPLLHWLTRDKDIHTATQAPYRLLEEVAKHSHGDRDAGNMLIQGDNLDALKALQPYYAGKVKCIFIDPPYNTRSAFEHYDDNIEHTQWLAMMYPRLELLQSLLTKDGSIWVTIDDNEAHYLKIIMDEVFGRKNFLAKVLWQKRTSPDARIELGAAHDHLLVYAKDAGKVIFNKLQLSSDQAKNFKNPDNDPRGPWASTDFTAQGWRPNQMYKITTPANVVYEPPKGRCWSNIESEYTRLRKEERIWFGKNGKSRPRVKNFLSETSGVSSWTWWTNSEVGHNQEAKKEINELFGADEAFDTPKPERLIKRILQIATDKNDLVLDSFLGSGTTAAVAHKMNRRYIGIETGDHAMTHCVPRLQKVIEGEQGGISEAIGWQSGGGFRFYRLGVPVFDETGHISQGIRFAPLAAHLWFLETGIPFSGRANSPFLGSHEGIGYYLLYNGILGDTRPTGGNILTGKILASLPPHDGKKIIFGEGCSLGANRLQAKHITFRQIPYEIKAR; encoded by the coding sequence ATGCCACTGCTTCATTGGCTCACTCGCGACAAGGACATCCACACCGCCACCCAGGCCCCCTACCGCCTGCTTGAAGAAGTGGCAAAGCATTCGCATGGCGATCGTGACGCTGGGAACATGCTCATTCAGGGCGATAATCTCGACGCATTAAAAGCTTTACAACCTTATTACGCGGGCAAGGTGAAATGCATCTTTATTGATCCGCCCTACAACACACGTAGCGCTTTTGAGCATTACGACGACAATATTGAACACACACAATGGCTGGCGATGATGTATCCCCGCCTAGAGCTGTTGCAAAGCCTACTTACCAAGGATGGGAGCATCTGGGTCACAATCGACGACAATGAAGCGCATTACTTGAAAATCATTATGGATGAGGTTTTCGGACGAAAAAACTTCCTTGCTAAGGTTCTGTGGCAAAAACGAACATCCCCAGATGCACGAATCGAACTAGGCGCTGCTCACGACCACCTACTTGTCTATGCCAAGGATGCGGGGAAAGTTATTTTCAACAAGCTTCAGCTTTCGAGCGATCAGGCAAAGAACTTCAAGAACCCAGACAATGATCCACGAGGTCCATGGGCGTCTACCGACTTCACTGCACAGGGTTGGCGCCCCAACCAGATGTATAAAATCACAACGCCAGCAAACGTCGTCTATGAACCGCCAAAAGGAAGATGTTGGTCTAATATTGAAAGCGAATATACCCGTTTGCGCAAAGAAGAAAGAATCTGGTTTGGGAAAAATGGAAAATCTAGACCTCGGGTCAAAAATTTTCTAAGTGAAACATCAGGAGTTAGTTCGTGGACCTGGTGGACGAACTCTGAAGTGGGTCATAACCAAGAAGCTAAAAAAGAAATCAATGAACTATTCGGTGCAGATGAAGCTTTTGATACCCCTAAGCCAGAGCGCTTGATTAAGAGGATCTTGCAAATTGCCACAGACAAGAATGATCTCGTTTTGGACTCCTTCCTAGGCTCAGGGACGACCGCCGCCGTCGCACACAAAATGAACCGTCGTTATATTGGTATTGAGACGGGCGATCACGCCATGACCCATTGCGTACCCCGGCTCCAGAAGGTTATTGAAGGCGAGCAGGGGGGCATATCAGAGGCCATAGGTTGGCAGAGTGGCGGCGGTTTTCGCTTTTATCGCCTAGGGGTTCCTGTCTTCGATGAAACAGGCCATATTTCCCAAGGCATCCGCTTTGCGCCGCTGGCCGCGCATCTGTGGTTTTTGGAGACTGGCATCCCGTTTTCAGGCCGCGCCAATTCACCCTTCCTGGGCAGTCACGAAGGAATCGGCTACTACCTGCTGTACAACGGGATCCTGGGTGATACACGTCCGACTGGTGGCAACATCCTGACAGGAAAAATTCTCGCCAGCCTCCCACCGCATGACGGGAAAAAGATCATTTTTGGTGAAGGCTGTAGTTTAGGTGCAAATCGTTTACAGGCGAAACATATTACCTTTCGACAAATTCCGTATGAGATCAAGGCACGCTAG
- a CDS encoding DEAD/DEAH box helicase family protein: MELKHFQLAALKALTTFFERARITGDPEQAFLQIWREQEPNRTHPSYRTIAGLSGVPNVCLRLPTGAGKTLLAAHVVAKAGRHFLERDYPVVLWMVPTNTIRVQTAEALKKPSHPYRAALDEAYDGRVSVFDLEEIAQIRPQDLTERVSIIVTTIQSLRVSNPDGRRAYAHSENFEPHFAHIPANAPGLDRAEDGSLKFSFVNLMAFHRPLVIIDEAHKAGTNLSFEMLAALKPSCIVEFTATPNTDPHNGSNVLFRASAAEVKAADMIKLPIILTEHLDWRAAVHDAIETRARLAETAKSDTRYIRPIALFQAQDKGQEVTVEVLKTYLLENENIAVEKIAIATGEQRELDSINLFDPTCHVEFIITVEALKEGWDCSFAYVLCSVANIGSATDIEQLLGRVLRMPYAEVSTQVALNRAYTHVSSPRFGEGAMALTDTLVKKMGFEPDEAATMVEPRQATIPGLDTNTDLFDREPVLLETLDCAPDLNGLAPEIAERVQVETRPDGSVTVTIRGEIPNELEQRLVATMPPEGRENIQAAVHRHRIMHRNSTTPAERGEKFPVPSLFIDVQGELQLAEKELILDLCGWTLNTYAAELTSAEFAIQDTAERWEVDLRGEKVIYQHLEQNAQLEIGLLKLDWTDLQLSRWLDRECRQADVTQPVLLEFCRKVVAYLTSTRGLALKDLLRFKYQLAKAVQQKIAVYRQQAYAQGYQTFLLSPQAQVATSFTDGFAFENRPYPATDLYRGAYQFKKHFFGSIGELDGKGEEFECAKLLDTLPQVKYWIRNLSNRPQTSFWLPTSTDRFYPDFMARLKDDRVFAIEYKGAHLADSDDTKEKTNVGQLWAAKSDGKSLFLMAQLKDKQGRNLKDQIVSMIE; the protein is encoded by the coding sequence ATGGAACTCAAACACTTTCAGCTGGCTGCGCTCAAGGCACTCACTACATTTTTTGAGCGCGCCCGTATCACCGGCGATCCAGAACAAGCTTTTTTGCAGATCTGGCGCGAGCAAGAGCCGAACAGGACTCATCCATCCTATCGCACTATTGCTGGACTCTCCGGCGTCCCGAATGTCTGCCTGCGCCTTCCCACAGGCGCCGGAAAAACGCTCCTCGCAGCACATGTCGTCGCCAAGGCCGGCCGGCACTTCCTGGAGCGAGATTACCCTGTGGTGTTGTGGATGGTGCCGACCAACACGATTCGCGTGCAGACCGCCGAAGCGCTCAAGAAGCCGTCCCATCCCTACCGTGCCGCTCTCGACGAAGCCTACGACGGCCGTGTTTCCGTCTTTGATCTGGAGGAAATCGCCCAAATCAGGCCACAAGACCTGACCGAGCGCGTCTCTATCATCGTCACAACTATTCAGAGTTTGCGCGTCAGCAATCCAGACGGTCGTCGGGCGTATGCTCACTCAGAGAACTTTGAGCCGCACTTTGCCCATATTCCAGCCAACGCCCCAGGATTGGATCGAGCCGAAGATGGTAGCCTCAAGTTCTCCTTCGTCAATTTGATGGCGTTTCATCGTCCATTAGTCATCATCGATGAGGCGCACAAAGCCGGCACGAACCTGTCTTTTGAGATGCTCGCCGCCTTGAAGCCGTCCTGCATCGTGGAATTCACTGCGACTCCGAACACCGATCCACACAACGGCAGCAATGTCCTCTTTCGGGCGTCCGCCGCTGAGGTCAAAGCCGCGGACATGATTAAGCTACCCATTATCCTGACCGAACATCTAGATTGGCGGGCCGCAGTCCACGATGCAATTGAAACACGGGCGCGCCTTGCCGAGACCGCCAAGAGCGACACGCGCTATATCCGCCCCATCGCGCTCTTTCAGGCACAGGACAAGGGGCAAGAAGTAACCGTTGAGGTCTTGAAAACATATCTTCTCGAGAACGAAAACATCGCGGTAGAGAAGATCGCTATCGCGACAGGCGAACAGCGCGAATTGGATAGTATCAACCTGTTCGATCCTACCTGCCATGTAGAATTCATCATCACAGTTGAGGCACTCAAGGAAGGCTGGGATTGCTCGTTCGCCTACGTGCTGTGCTCCGTGGCGAACATCGGCAGCGCCACCGACATTGAGCAATTACTTGGCCGCGTGCTGAGGATGCCCTACGCCGAGGTCAGCACCCAAGTTGCCTTAAACCGCGCCTATACCCACGTTTCAAGTCCGCGTTTCGGTGAAGGCGCGATGGCGCTCACCGATACCCTGGTCAAAAAAATGGGGTTTGAACCGGATGAGGCGGCCACCATGGTGGAACCACGGCAAGCCACCATTCCAGGCCTCGACACGAATACCGATCTGTTTGACCGTGAGCCCGTGCTGCTCGAAACGCTAGACTGCGCGCCGGACTTGAACGGGCTTGCACCGGAAATCGCTGAACGTGTCCAGGTGGAAACACGCCCGGACGGAAGTGTGACCGTCACAATACGTGGAGAGATTCCAAACGAGCTGGAACAACGCCTTGTCGCCACGATGCCCCCGGAAGGCCGCGAGAACATCCAGGCCGCGGTACACCGTCATCGCATTATGCATCGCAACAGCACCACCCCGGCAGAGCGCGGTGAGAAGTTCCCCGTACCCTCCTTATTCATAGACGTGCAGGGCGAGCTGCAGCTTGCCGAAAAAGAACTGATCCTTGATCTGTGCGGCTGGACACTGAACACCTATGCAGCAGAACTCACTTCGGCTGAATTCGCCATCCAGGACACTGCCGAGCGATGGGAAGTGGATTTGCGGGGCGAGAAAGTCATCTACCAGCACCTGGAACAAAACGCTCAGCTTGAAATTGGACTCCTCAAGCTTGATTGGACCGATTTACAGCTCTCGCGCTGGCTGGATCGTGAGTGTCGACAAGCCGATGTGACCCAGCCCGTGCTGTTAGAATTCTGCCGCAAAGTAGTCGCGTACCTGACCTCAACACGCGGCCTAGCACTGAAGGACCTGCTGCGCTTCAAATACCAGCTGGCCAAAGCCGTGCAGCAAAAGATTGCTGTCTATCGACAACAGGCCTATGCACAAGGCTATCAAACATTCCTACTCAGTCCACAGGCGCAGGTGGCAACCAGTTTCACAGACGGCTTCGCCTTCGAGAATCGCCCATACCCTGCGACAGACCTCTATCGAGGTGCCTATCAATTCAAGAAGCACTTTTTCGGGAGCATCGGAGAACTGGACGGGAAGGGTGAAGAGTTCGAATGCGCTAAGCTACTCGATACACTGCCGCAGGTAAAATACTGGATTCGCAATCTGTCTAATCGCCCGCAAACGTCCTTCTGGCTACCGACCTCGACGGATCGCTTCTACCCAGACTTTATGGCACGCTTGAAGGATGACCGCGTCTTCGCTATCGAATACAAAGGGGCACACCTCGCGGATAGCGATGATACCAAGGAGAAGACCAATGTTGGTCAACTCTGGGCGGCCAAGAGCGACGGCAAAAGCCTCTTCCTTATGGCACAATTGAAGGACAAACAAGGCCGCAACCTAAAAGACCAGATTGTCAGCATGATCGAGTAG
- a CDS encoding ImmA/IrrE family metallo-endopeptidase has protein sequence MDELSIVMKARTFVRSFHNLRFPVSMDLYAEAIGAVLHYEKDLPDNESGHSLPIKGKWHIIVNKGHLEERQRFTICHELGHIFLDLPNEHAGKSDPQRYTKRPQSEMFCDVFASEVLLPSDHFKPLVNAADLGFNSVVTLGKKFKASQTATGSRFAALNDIPCTFVLSEHGIVRYASRSPSLREMGAWVQIGYRVPPSSLAVQGAKLVQEGPCEVDPTEWFEAWTRGGTLYEESRYLPDWDRMLSLLWFDEDSLPAGGVTANKETEDGDPYCRELDGVLSWPDRTKKR, from the coding sequence GTGGATGAGTTGTCGATCGTTATGAAAGCCCGCACCTTTGTGCGGAGCTTTCATAATCTTAGGTTTCCCGTTTCAATGGACCTATATGCTGAGGCAATTGGCGCAGTCCTTCATTATGAGAAGGATCTTCCTGATAACGAATCTGGTCACTCTCTGCCCATCAAAGGCAAGTGGCATATCATCGTGAATAAGGGGCATCTCGAAGAACGGCAGCGGTTTACTATTTGCCATGAGCTTGGACACATATTCCTCGACCTGCCAAACGAACACGCCGGCAAGAGTGACCCTCAACGTTATACGAAGCGCCCCCAAAGTGAAATGTTCTGTGACGTCTTTGCCTCTGAAGTTCTATTGCCCTCTGATCATTTTAAGCCGCTAGTAAATGCAGCAGATCTGGGGTTTAATTCTGTAGTCACATTGGGAAAGAAATTTAAGGCCTCCCAGACTGCAACCGGATCACGGTTTGCGGCGCTAAATGACATACCATGCACATTTGTCTTATCTGAGCATGGGATCGTGCGTTACGCGAGCCGCTCCCCTTCCCTGAGAGAAATGGGAGCATGGGTTCAGATTGGATATCGTGTGCCGCCTTCATCCCTGGCAGTGCAAGGAGCAAAGCTTGTACAAGAGGGGCCCTGTGAGGTTGACCCTACAGAATGGTTTGAAGCCTGGACTCGAGGGGGAACTCTCTATGAGGAGTCGAGGTATTTGCCTGATTGGGATCGAATGTTGTCGTTACTCTGGTTCGATGAAGACTCTCTGCCTGCGGGAGGAGTCACAGCAAACAAGGAAACTGAAGACGGCGACCCGTACTGTCGAGAATTAGATGGTGTACTTTCGTGGCCAGACAGAACGAAGAAGCGATAA
- a CDS encoding DUF2188 domain-containing protein, producing MAKNDRYVVKHEDGWAVKKPGAERASSIHRTQHEAEQSAKSTVANLGGGEVRIQGRDGQWRDSDTVSPGNDPCPPHDRKH from the coding sequence ATGGCGAAAAATGATCGTTACGTTGTGAAGCATGAAGATGGATGGGCCGTGAAAAAACCCGGTGCTGAACGAGCGAGTAGCATTCATCGCACCCAACACGAAGCTGAACAGTCGGCTAAAAGCACCGTTGCAAACCTTGGCGGAGGAGAAGTGAGGATTCAGGGACGCGACGGACAGTGGCGCGATTCCGATACGGTATCACCGGGCAACGATCCTTGCCCTCCGCATGATCGTAAGCACTAA
- a CDS encoding transcriptional regulator — MSIGFGGLLERLRTEKGLSLRQLGQLADLDHAYVHRLETGEKADPSDDTVDSLIRALRPGERKARILKFLVQQPVDEDLLNYVLESSKVSLEDFESAARMRSRGRPIGKDAWERVLEQIRKIRETMEGG; from the coding sequence ATGTCGATAGGGTTTGGTGGACTTCTTGAGCGTCTCAGGACCGAAAAGGGTCTATCATTGCGACAATTGGGTCAGTTGGCCGATCTCGATCATGCATATGTGCACCGACTGGAGACGGGGGAAAAGGCTGATCCATCGGATGACACTGTGGATAGCTTAATCCGCGCGCTGCGACCTGGAGAACGCAAAGCAAGAATCTTGAAGTTTCTCGTACAACAACCAGTTGACGAGGATTTATTAAACTATGTTTTAGAAAGTTCCAAAGTTTCCCTCGAGGACTTTGAATCCGCTGCCAGAATGAGATCACGCGGACGGCCAATAGGAAAGGACGCCTGGGAAAGAGTATTGGAACAGATTCGGAAGATCAGGGAGACCATGGAAGGTGGATGA